The genomic DNA TCAAAAGATCCGAAATATGGAGTTCTCCGCGCGCGATGAAATGCGCCAGATGCCCTTCGATCGTGCTCACCTTCAGATGGCGTTCGGCCGCAATTTGCACGGTGGTTTCTCCGGGCCGATAGATCGAGGCTGATCTGCCTGGTGTTGGCTGCGCCGGTCTCCTTGAAGGGGCGATCGGGCCGCTCCCCTACGGCGTCCGACGCCGGATCTTCAGGTATGTTTTTTTCGCTTCGGTATTTCCCGATAACGCGGAGAATCTCCGCGCCGAAACTTTTGAGTTTGCCTTTGCCGATGCCGGTAATTTTCTTTAATGAGGCGCGATCGGCAGGCAGGACCTGAACCAATTCCTGGAGTGACCGTGTCGGCAAAACGTCATGCAGCGCACACTCGAGTTCGTGTTACCGACAATCTGGCCGCGCGTGTGCTATGGAATTCGGATGTGATTATGGAATTGAGGTCTGGGACTTCTGAAAACCTATGTTTCCCTGCCCTTGGCCGTCCGCCGGCGATTCGCCGCGGCGGCACGGGAGGGTATGTACTGAGTCTTTACGACTCACAATCTACACAGTAAG from Terriglobia bacterium includes the following:
- a CDS encoding helix-turn-helix domain-containing protein; the protein is MAPSRRPAQPTPGRSASIYRPGETTVQIAAERHLKVSTIEGHLAHFIARGELHISDLLTNEQVDEIAAFFAEKKTESLAEAKTHFGDRYSYGQLRMVLEHARNRIVDAL